The following are from one region of the Salminus brasiliensis chromosome 14, fSalBra1.hap2, whole genome shotgun sequence genome:
- the LOC140577471 gene encoding coiled-coil domain-containing protein 42-like — protein MRKVSRERELISQKQADLVALQEEIKSLTKERDQLARRVKKNGIYSKYMDSVVQASGQFQNAHQVMSRYDSLKRMRKELLQRTLQMQDSIERTRAQLTHITEQDNNTLLYHNNTLARQRSKLDKAQAECMVWESKWAHVQNTAAQKTLLLGTIKMAILNIYQMVCKRAKGTGEVPIAPEDALKLLNKIQTCLSDLISICEEVKRLPSYKVI, from the exons ATGAGAAAGGTGAGCCGGGAGAGAGAGCTCATCAGTCAGAAGCAGGCAGACCTCGTGGCTCTTCAAGAGGAGATTAAGTCCTTGACCAAGGAACGGGATCAGCTGGCGAGACGTGTTAAGAAGAATGGCATTTATTCTAAGTACATGGACAGTGTGGTGCAGGCCAGTGGACAG TTTCAGAATGCGCATCAGGTGATGTCCCGTTATGACTCTCTAAAGCGAATGCGCAAAGAGTTGCTGCAAAGAACTCTACAGATGCAGGACAGCATTGAGAGGACCCGGGCCCAGCTGACCCACATCACTGAGCAGGACAATAACACGCTGCTGTACCACAACAACACGCTAGCCCGGCAGCGGAGTAAACTGGACAAGGCTCAAGCAGAATGCATGGTCTGG GAGTCGAAATGGGCCCAtgttcagaacacagcagcccagaAAACTCTCCTGCTTGGTACAATCAAGATGGCCATCTTAAATATATACCAGATGGTGTGTAAGAGGGCCAAGGGCACTGGAGAAGTGCCGATTGCCCCAGAGGATGCACTCAAACTACTGAATAAG ATCCAGACATGCCTATCCGATCTGATATCCATTTGTGAGGAGGTCAAGAGGTTACCTTCATACAAGGTGATTTGA